The Leptolyngbyaceae cyanobacterium DNA segment CGGACAAGGGTGTGGATATTTTTACTCTCATTATAAGTAGGAATAACCAGAGAAAAATAGAGAGATCGGCTGTTTTCAAGCGATAAATCCTTACCATGAAAAACTTGCAAAGCACCGTTAGGAACCGGAGTTAGAGAATAAATTGAGTCAATACCCATTAGGCTAGCGGTCTAAATTCAGTAAATAACAAACGAGCAGATAAAATTTTAAAACACTCAACAGTTATTAGTTATCAGCGATCGGGCATATGATGAAATAATACGAGTATTGCCAAGAAAATGCTGGGATCGAACGAATTAGGCAGCCTCCAACTGTTCCCGAAGAAATGTAGGAGCCTTGCGGCAAGTAAGTTTTGGCTCAAACAGCTATAGTTTTTTATAGTTCACTACCTCACCAATGGAATCAAACGCGATCGTCAACACTGTTGATGCTATTCTTAACCGTGCCACTTCTGGTCAAGACATCTCACCAGAAGAAGGAATTCTACTATTAAAACAGACAGAGCCAGCTGTCATCGCAGCCATTCGAGAAACCGCCTCCCAACTTCGCCATCAGCAAGCTGGCGATACCGTTACCTACGTCATCAACCGCAACATCAATTTCACCAACATTTGCGAACAGCACTGTAATTTCTGCGCTTTTCGCCGCGATGAAGGAGAACAAGGCGCATTTTGGTTAGATATAACCCAAATTATTGAAAAAACCAAAGATGCCGTCCAACGAAACGCCACGGAAATTTGTATGCAGGGAGGACTCAATCCCAAAGCCAAAATTAACGGTTCTTCCCTAGCTTATTACCTGCAAATAGTCAAAACCATCAAAAACGAATTTCCCCAAATCCACCTCCACGCCTTTTCACCCCAAGAAGTGCAATTTATTGCCAGAGAAGATAACTTAACTTATTTGCAAGTGCTTAGTGCATTGCGGGATGCGGGAGTAGATTCATTACCAGGAACTGCCGCCGAAGTGTTAGACGATCGAGTACGGCGCATTCTTTGTCCGGAAAAAATCAATACCGCTACTTGGCTAGAAATTGTTACAACTGCTCACCGGATTGGATTACCTACCACTAGTACAATGCTTTCCGGTCATATTGAGACGCCCGAACAGCAAATGCGGCATCTAGATTTATTGCGAAATCTCCAACAAACCGCTCTAGACAACGGATACCAGGCTCGGATTACCGAATTTATCTTATTGCCTTTTGTCGGACAAGAAGCCCCCAAACCCCTGCGTAGCCGAGTAGGAAGGGATCAACCGATATTAGCAGATGCCTTGTTACTAACAGCCGTAGCGCGGATTTTTCTGGGCAATGCGATCGTCAACCATCAGCCAAGTTGGGTTAAACTCGGTCTGGACGGTGCAACTCAAGCTCTTACTTGGGGTTGTAATGACATTGGTGGCACTCTCATGGAAGAGCATATTACAACAATGGCTGGAGCTAAAGGCGGTACTTGTATGGAAGTAGAAACTTTGTGCAATGCCATCTCTTCTCTAGGGCGTCCTTACCAACAAAGAGATACCCTATATAACCGAATTCAGCCATTAGTTATTAGTCATTAGTTATTGGTCATTTGTCATTGGTCATTTGATAAAATTTGGTGACTTTTTTAATATTGACAATGGAGTGACTGATTACCAATTACCTTTTGGCTCTTGCAACTTAAAATCTCAAATCAAAGACCGATTAGCCGATGATTAAAGACAAAAAAGCATCCCATTTCATTACATTGGGAGCTAGTGCAGTTTTAATAGGTGGCGGCGTCGCTGCTTACTGGGTACTCAGCCAAAGACAACTATCATCGGGGAATTTACCCGCAGGCGCTAATTTAGTTCCTCAAGATGCCTTGCTGATGCTTTCCATCTCTGTAAAACCCGAACAATGGCAGCAGTTCCAAAAGTTTGGCACTCCAGAAAGTCGAAGAGCTTTCGAGCGAACTTTAACTAGTTTGCGCGATCGCTTTCTCACCCCCAACGGCTACGATTATCAAAGAGATATCCAACCTTGGGCAGGCAAAGAAATAACTTTTGCTTTTTTGTCCCAACCAGCCCCAGAAGGTAAACTAACTCAACAATCATCTCCCAGCCCATCACCAAAACCCGAACCAGTTCAACAGTCAGTCGTCATGGTATTGCCGATTGACAATCCCCTACAAGCAAAGCAAGTATTAGAACAACCCAAAAACTCCCTCAAACAAACCAATTGGACTGACCGCACTTATAAAGGCATTGAAATAAAAGAAGTTAAACAAAATCCCGCTGAAAATTACTCGGCAACCGTAATAGATCGACGATTTTTAGTCATCACTACCGATCCGAAAACTACCAATAAAGTAATCGATACCTATCTGGGCAACCCATCTTTGGCAAACATTCCAGGCTATGCCCAAGCAGTTAATAAAGTTAAGACAAATCAGTCTTTTGCCAAACTATATGTCAACATTCCCCTCGCTGCTGCCGTCGCTAAAAGCGGACAACAATCACTTTCCCCGCAAGCTTTAGCCCAACTTCAACAACAACAAGGTTTAGCCACCACAATTTCTTTAGAATCAGATGGTATCCGATTTAAAAATATCTCTTGGCTTAAACCAAATAGCCAGAAAAAATACCAAGTAAAAAACGAAGCTGGCATGATGCCTAAACGCCTGCCATCCGATACATTAATGATGATGTCCGGCGGTAATTTAAAACAGTTTTGGCAAGATTACGTACAAGGAGCAAACTCAAATCCTATTACCCCCTTCAAGCCTCAAGATTTGAGAAATATCATCAAAAACTTTACTAATCTAGATTTAGATCGGGATTTGATTAGCTGGATGGGTGGCGAATTTTCTCTATCTTTAATCCCATTTCCCGAAGCATCAAAAGAAGACTCCCCATCTCTCAGTTCCGGTGCGGGAATGGTATTTATGGTAAAAGCCAGCGATAAAACAGCGGCAGAGAAATCTTTGGATCGCCTTGATGAATTAATGAGAGATAAATACAATTTTAAGGTGGAAAAAACTAAAATAGGCGATCGCCCGGTCGTTAACTTATTTT contains these protein-coding regions:
- the cofH gene encoding 7,8-didemethyl-8-hydroxy-5-deazariboflavin synthase subunit CofH; translation: MESNAIVNTVDAILNRATSGQDISPEEGILLLKQTEPAVIAAIRETASQLRHQQAGDTVTYVINRNINFTNICEQHCNFCAFRRDEGEQGAFWLDITQIIEKTKDAVQRNATEICMQGGLNPKAKINGSSLAYYLQIVKTIKNEFPQIHLHAFSPQEVQFIAREDNLTYLQVLSALRDAGVDSLPGTAAEVLDDRVRRILCPEKINTATWLEIVTTAHRIGLPTTSTMLSGHIETPEQQMRHLDLLRNLQQTALDNGYQARITEFILLPFVGQEAPKPLRSRVGRDQPILADALLLTAVARIFLGNAIVNHQPSWVKLGLDGATQALTWGCNDIGGTLMEEHITTMAGAKGGTCMEVETLCNAISSLGRPYQQRDTLYNRIQPLVISH
- a CDS encoding DUF3352 domain-containing protein, giving the protein MIKDKKASHFITLGASAVLIGGGVAAYWVLSQRQLSSGNLPAGANLVPQDALLMLSISVKPEQWQQFQKFGTPESRRAFERTLTSLRDRFLTPNGYDYQRDIQPWAGKEITFAFLSQPAPEGKLTQQSSPSPSPKPEPVQQSVVMVLPIDNPLQAKQVLEQPKNSLKQTNWTDRTYKGIEIKEVKQNPAENYSATVIDRRFLVITTDPKTTNKVIDTYLGNPSLANIPGYAQAVNKVKTNQSFAKLYVNIPLAAAVAKSGQQSLSPQALAQLQQQQGLATTISLESDGIRFKNISWLKPNSQKKYQVKNEAGMMPKRLPSDTLMMMSGGNLKQFWQDYVQGANSNPITPFKPQDLRNIIKNFTNLDLDRDLISWMGGEFSLSLIPFPEASKEDSPSLSSGAGMVFMVKASDKTAAEKSLDRLDELMRDKYNFKVEKTKIGDRPVVNLFSPSQGLKMTHGWLDNNVAFLGLEAPINNAIIPQPKSTLADNEKFRNIVPLELNPNNGHFFIDIDRLGIDRTASLLSFLFRLSPDPSTQRILRSQIDPIRAIGVTAAVKDERTSRFDVFVQFKKSGS